A genomic stretch from Pieris brassicae chromosome 9, ilPieBrab1.1, whole genome shotgun sequence includes:
- the LOC123714226 gene encoding rho GTPase-activating protein conundrum isoform X4 yields the protein MCVVTMICDTMRHKVCEKMGNCRGLALVRSYLDIMNSSGSEPRSRSATPDSLDSLPSGGSGSPPTEWADAATPPDFVDSYPTGTHAPIARTPSAPSGRRARLSPPAPNSPPRPGHELFKPNELHWADIASNTEGIELLGYQRYGTVQGPRIGKERINGSILKENDVFMKHAPVSRTKSAASSQPLSFEHKFNLDRRMLEHDEEWPEHDSTVDIESLVESQFKKLQPLLWLELTALFDKFSLPFHKRKPPKKKRKEDGAVFGVALETLLRKDMIIWEETWSSVPAIIRTLIEALRDRTRDEGLLRVPGNKHKIESLCQLIEQQWYSERGGVQSALSRATGHDLAAVFKRLLRALPQPPLTQELARLFYHTYALSGSTQGRALNLLVLLLPAEQRATLREILRLVREIVEMSDTNKMSEHNVAMIIAPALFPPSLLLKPTDSLETQLATAANSCHVTEALMRWNDQLWTVPASLLAASQRKPHQHRRNNHT from the exons AACTCAAGTGGCAGCGAGCCTAGGTCGCGTAGTGCGACCCCGGATTCTCTGGACTCGCTGCCGAGCGGCGGATCAGGCAGTCCCCCAACTGAATGGGCAGATGCTGCCACACCGCCTGACTTTGT TGACAGTTACCCAACGGGCACGCACGCACCGATCGCGCGAACTCCGTCGGCTCCGAGCGGGCGACGCGCGCGCCTCTCCCCTCCCGCGCCGAATTCCCCACCTCGGCCCGGCCACGAGTTGTTCAAGCCCAACGAGCTGCATTGGGCTGATATCGCTTCTAATACTG AAGGCATAGAGCTCCTTGGCTACCAACGCTATGGGACCGTACAAGGCCCTAGGATTGGCAAGGAGCGGATTAATGGCTCCATACTCAAAGAAAACGatgtttttat GAAGCACGCGCCTGTATCTCGCACGAAGAGCGCGGCGTCTTCGCAGCCTCTCAGCTTCGAACACAAGTTCAACCTCGACCGACGGATGCTCGAACACGACGAA GAATGGCCCGAACACGATAGCACCGTGGACATCGAGAGTTTAGTAGAGTCACAGTTCAAGAAGCTCCAGCCTCTACTCTGGCTCGAATTGACTGCGTTATTCGACAAGTTCTCGCTCCCATTCCACAAGAGAAAACCTCCGAAGAAGAAGAGGAAAGAAG ACGGCGCCGTTTTTGGAGTGGCCCTTGAAACACTCCTTCGAAAGGATATGATCATTTGGGAAGAAACTTGGAGCTCCGTTCCAGCTATAATTAGGACTCTCATTGAGGCGCTACGGGACAGGACTAGAGATGAAGGACTGCTTCGGGTCCCTGGGAATAAGCATAAG ATCGAATCGCTCTGTCAACTGATAGAGCAGCAGTGGTACAGCGAGCGTGGCGGTGTCCAGTCGGCCCTGTCCCGAGCCACTGGACACGATCTTGCAGCAGTCTTCAAGAGATTACTCCGCGCGCTTCCGCAGCCTCCGCTGACACAGGAATTGGCCAGGCTGTTCTATCACACGTATG caTTATCTGGCAGCACCCAAGGCCGTGCACTAAATCTCCTAGTTTTACTTCTGCCGGCTGAACAACGTGCAACATTACGGGAGATATTACGGCTAGTTCGAGAGATAGTGGAGATGAGTGATACAAACAAAATGAGCGAACATAATGTGGCTATGATTATTGCACCGGCGCTTTTTCCACCCAG TCTTCTCCTGAAGCCGACGGACAGTCTGGAAACACAGTTAGCGACAGCGGCAAACAGCTGTCATGTCACAGAAGCGTTAATGCGATGGAACGACCAACTATGGACGGTTCCTGCCTCACTTCTCGCTGCCTCTCAGAGGAAACCGCACCAACACAGACGAAATAAtcacacttga